The Gasterosteus aculeatus chromosome 17, fGasAcu3.hap1.1, whole genome shotgun sequence genome includes a window with the following:
- the LOC120835083 gene encoding uncharacterized protein LOC120835083 isoform X4 encodes MEPTVSDGPRVEKDVEEQSTDEAPGPAPEPLEPLEPLARETSSSGLLSRTPDEADEANKVAGDEPPVDWFEPLEDDDYDEESLAGESERSESVAGSETVCKRVYKFQRPRRKRSHPDEGWDEWPILGDGWKRKEVVRRSGSSIGQKDVYYLSPRGERVRSRVELISLMVGQQDMSTFDYKSGKFYEGEVQPVRIRHRARRKIRERSSSESSWLERGDGADTPDSQHMPTNPSLGPTTLHSNPTNLSWHSTIGIPNKGSRNVDVPAQDRIKLPRPSSSRALLLPSINGEVGSEDSTLVCARCGLSFTGTWYDKQRKRPCCPNCWASKSKEHPLVRFRKWIPCGQCVGCHNTVNCGQCANCKHGLQSPESRKRLCRKRKCICPIRKGPGGGGFVPQKPSNDIPDMYEDSVSLQSEVTDSQHPSLKSSDTENFSVNVDVDDDDDMSTDDDDDWHKKRKRRSCGECKACLCRKDCGTCDFCVDKPKFGGSNKKRQKCRLRQCQRQAMRHLLPFQMGQGDHGPDSQLLPGRPRPHYTYSRKSLFKRNRGSQYGLDFNDNDEDDCNLKPINWNSAPASGSKYFCGLDVRNLPPSPQLSSVDFTLLNGLPHISSDPNNSELDPLSRWDAAKSHPSRTSRRCVQEMDNDGDDDDEDDDEDDDDGNDDDDDYDDEEEEGEDEEEEVPMITQIFSLAETPSGSGDDVESQLTKLLQSLRSSAMPILWYSIMVEGPQLQLVQCSKQSSLSDTIVLIDPGFCYQVTVQKQPLLPTHSLYDRYPARLTSVTEVVDLLLGLEEYVVCQGLPPREPLSKRNPIILERASTCDFLVKRMVSVCTNCRALQGL; translated from the exons ATGGAGCCCACCGTCTCCGACGGGCCCCGCGTGGAAAAGGACGTGGAGGAACAAAGCACAGATGAGGCACCGGGACCAGCGCCGGAGCCTCTGGAGCCTCTGGAGCCTCTGGCACGGGAGACCTCCAGCTCAGGTCTGCTCAGCAGGACTCCCGACGAAGCAGATGAGGCGAATAAGGTCGCTGGAGACGAGCCTCCCGTGGACTGGTTCGAGCCGCTCGAGGACGACGACTATGACGAGGAGAGCCTGGCCGGAGAAAGCGAGAGGAGCGAGAGCGTGGCGGGCAGCGAGACGGTCTGCAAAAGGGTTTACAA GTTTCAAAGGCCTCGCCGAAAGCGATCGCATCCTGATGAAGGATGGGATGAATGGCCGATACTTGGAGATGGTTGGAAACGCAAAGAAGTAGTCCGGCGCTCAGGATCTAGCATTGGACAGAAGGATGTATATTACCTTAG TCCGCGGGGGGAACGAGTGAGAAGTCGAGTAGAGCTGATTTCATTGATGGTTGGACAGCAAGACATGTCAACCTTTGACTACAAGTCCGGAAAGTTCTACGAGGGCGAAGTGCAACCCGTAAGAATTCGACACAGAGCAAGG AGAAAAATCCGTGAGCGTTCATCCTCGGAGTCCAGCTGGCTGGAGCGAGGAGATGGGGCCGACACTCCGGACTcccaacacatgcccaccaacCCCAGTCTGGGGCCCACGACCCTCCACTCCAACCCAACCAATCTCTCCTGGCACAGTACGATAGGAATTCCCAACAAAGGCTCGCGCAACGTGGATGTACCCGCTCAAGATAGAATTAAACTTCCCCGTCCCTCGTCCTCCAGAGCACTCCTGCTCCCCTCCATTAATGGAGAAGTGGGGTCAGAGGACAGCACACT GGTCTGTGCCAGATGTGGGCTTTCCTTCACGGGCACGTGGTATGACAAACAAAGGAAGAGGCCCTGCTGTCCCAACTGTTGGG CCTCAAAGTCAAAAGAGCATCCACTGGTTCGTTTCAGAAAG TGGATTCCTTGTGGGCAGTGCGTGGGGTGCCACAACACGGTGAACTGTGGGCAGTGCGCCAACTGTAAACACGGACTGCAGAGCCCAGAATCCAGGAAACGCTTGTGTCGGAAACGCAAATGTATATGTCCCATCCGCAAG GGCCCTGGAGGTGGAGGCTTCGTGCCGCAGAAGCCCTCTAATGACATTCCTGACATGTATGAGGACAGCGTGAGTTTACAG AGTGAAGTTACAGACTCACAG CACCCAAGTCTCAAAAGCAGCGACACAGAGAACTTCTCAGTCAACGTGGACGTGGACGATGACGATGACATGTCGactgacgatgatgatgat TGGCATAAGAAGCGGAAGCGACGATCCTGTGGAGAATGCAAAGCCTGTCTCTGCAGGAAAGACTGCGGCACGTGCGACTTCTGTGTAGACAAACCCAAGTTCGGAGGCAGCAACAAGAAGAGGCAGAAGTGCCGACTACGCCAGTGTCAGAGACAGGCGATG AGACATTTGCTGCCGTTCCAAATGGGACAAGGTGACCACGGGCCAGACAGCCAATTGCTGCCGGGCAGGCCTAGGCCTCACTACACATACAGCCGGAAGTCATTATTTAAGAGAAATAGAGGATCACAGTATGGGTTGGACTTCAACGACAATGACGAAGACGACTGTAACTTAAAACCG ATTAACTGGAACTCTGCGCCAGCTAGTGGTAGCAAATATTTCTGTGGATTGGATGTAAGGAACCTTCCCCCATCTCCGCAG TTGAGTTCAGTGGATTTCACACTTCTGAATGGCCTCCCTCACATCAGCAGCGACCCCAACAACTCTGAACTA GACCCGCTGAGCAGATGGGACGCCGCTAAATCACATCCAAGCAGAACCAGTCGTAGGTGTGTTCAAGAAATGGACAACGACGGcgacgacgatgatgaggatgatgatgaggatgatgatgatggcaatgatgatgacgacgactacgatgatgaagaggaagagggggaagatgaagaggaggaggtgcccaTG ATCACACAGATCTTCAGTTTGGCTGAGACCCCGTCGGGCAGCGGTGACGACGTGGAAAGCCAGCTGACGAAGCTGCTGCAGTCCCTGCGCTCCTCCGCCATGCCGATATTGTGGTACTCCATCATGGTGGAAGGCccgcagctgcagctcgtccagTGCTCCAAGCAGTCGAGCCTGAGCGACACCATAGTGCTGATCGACCCGGGCTTCTGCTATCAGGTCACCGTCCAAAAGCAGCCGCTGCTGCCCACCCACTCGCTGtacgaccggtacccggcgcgCCTGACCTCTGTGACAGAAGTGGTGGACCTGCTCCTGGGCCTGGAGGAGTACGTTGTGTGCCAGGGACTGCCGCCCCGGGAGCCACTCTCTAAAAGAAACCCTATCATACTGGAGCGGGCGTCAACGTGTGATTTCTTGGTGAAGAGGATGGTGAGCGTCTGTACGAACTGCAGAGCGCTGCAGGGACTTTAA
- the LOC120835083 gene encoding uncharacterized protein LOC120835083 isoform X8 translates to MEPTVSDGPRVEKDVEEQSTDEAPGPAPEPLEPLEPLARETSSSGLLSRTPDEADEANKVAGDEPPVDWFEPLEDDDYDEESLAGESERSESVAGSETVCKRVYKFQRPRRKRSHPDEGWDEWPILGDGWKRKEVVRRSGSSIGQKDVYYLSPRGERVRSRVELISLMVGQQDMSTFDYKSGKFYEGEVQPVRIRHRARRKIRERSSSESSWLERGDGADTPDSQHMPTNPSLGPTTLHSNPTNLSWHSTIGIPNKGSRNVDVPAQDRIKLPRPSSSRALLLPSINGEVGSEDSTLVCARCGLSFTGTWYDKQRKRPCCPNCWASKSKEHPLVRFRKWIPCGQCVGCHNTVNCGQCANCKHGLQSPESRKRLCRKRKCICPIRKGPGGGGFVPQKPSNDIPDMYEDSVSLQSEVTDSQHPSLKSSDTENFSVNVDVDDDDDMSTDDDDDWHKKRKRRSCGECKACLCRKDCGTCDFCVDKPKFGGSNKKRQKCRLRQCQRQAMRHLLPFQMGQGDHGPDSQLLPGRPRPHYTYSRKSLFKRNRGSQYGLDFNDNDEDDCNLKPINWNSAPASGSKYFCGLDVRNLPPSPQLSSVDFTLLNGLPHISSDPNNSELDPLSRWDAAKSHPSRTSRRCVQEMDNDGDDDDEDDDEDDDDGNDDDDDYDDEEEEGEDEEEEITQIFSLAETPSGSGDDVESQLTKLLQSLRSSAMPILWYSIMVEGPQLQLVQCSKQSSLSDTIVLIDPGFCYQVTVQKQPLLPTHSLYDRYPARLTSVTEVVDLLLGLEEYVVCQGLPPREPLSKRNPIILERASTCDFLVKRMVSVCTNCRALQGL, encoded by the exons ATGGAGCCCACCGTCTCCGACGGGCCCCGCGTGGAAAAGGACGTGGAGGAACAAAGCACAGATGAGGCACCGGGACCAGCGCCGGAGCCTCTGGAGCCTCTGGAGCCTCTGGCACGGGAGACCTCCAGCTCAGGTCTGCTCAGCAGGACTCCCGACGAAGCAGATGAGGCGAATAAGGTCGCTGGAGACGAGCCTCCCGTGGACTGGTTCGAGCCGCTCGAGGACGACGACTATGACGAGGAGAGCCTGGCCGGAGAAAGCGAGAGGAGCGAGAGCGTGGCGGGCAGCGAGACGGTCTGCAAAAGGGTTTACAA GTTTCAAAGGCCTCGCCGAAAGCGATCGCATCCTGATGAAGGATGGGATGAATGGCCGATACTTGGAGATGGTTGGAAACGCAAAGAAGTAGTCCGGCGCTCAGGATCTAGCATTGGACAGAAGGATGTATATTACCTTAG TCCGCGGGGGGAACGAGTGAGAAGTCGAGTAGAGCTGATTTCATTGATGGTTGGACAGCAAGACATGTCAACCTTTGACTACAAGTCCGGAAAGTTCTACGAGGGCGAAGTGCAACCCGTAAGAATTCGACACAGAGCAAGG AGAAAAATCCGTGAGCGTTCATCCTCGGAGTCCAGCTGGCTGGAGCGAGGAGATGGGGCCGACACTCCGGACTcccaacacatgcccaccaacCCCAGTCTGGGGCCCACGACCCTCCACTCCAACCCAACCAATCTCTCCTGGCACAGTACGATAGGAATTCCCAACAAAGGCTCGCGCAACGTGGATGTACCCGCTCAAGATAGAATTAAACTTCCCCGTCCCTCGTCCTCCAGAGCACTCCTGCTCCCCTCCATTAATGGAGAAGTGGGGTCAGAGGACAGCACACT GGTCTGTGCCAGATGTGGGCTTTCCTTCACGGGCACGTGGTATGACAAACAAAGGAAGAGGCCCTGCTGTCCCAACTGTTGGG CCTCAAAGTCAAAAGAGCATCCACTGGTTCGTTTCAGAAAG TGGATTCCTTGTGGGCAGTGCGTGGGGTGCCACAACACGGTGAACTGTGGGCAGTGCGCCAACTGTAAACACGGACTGCAGAGCCCAGAATCCAGGAAACGCTTGTGTCGGAAACGCAAATGTATATGTCCCATCCGCAAG GGCCCTGGAGGTGGAGGCTTCGTGCCGCAGAAGCCCTCTAATGACATTCCTGACATGTATGAGGACAGCGTGAGTTTACAG AGTGAAGTTACAGACTCACAG CACCCAAGTCTCAAAAGCAGCGACACAGAGAACTTCTCAGTCAACGTGGACGTGGACGATGACGATGACATGTCGactgacgatgatgatgat TGGCATAAGAAGCGGAAGCGACGATCCTGTGGAGAATGCAAAGCCTGTCTCTGCAGGAAAGACTGCGGCACGTGCGACTTCTGTGTAGACAAACCCAAGTTCGGAGGCAGCAACAAGAAGAGGCAGAAGTGCCGACTACGCCAGTGTCAGAGACAGGCGATG AGACATTTGCTGCCGTTCCAAATGGGACAAGGTGACCACGGGCCAGACAGCCAATTGCTGCCGGGCAGGCCTAGGCCTCACTACACATACAGCCGGAAGTCATTATTTAAGAGAAATAGAGGATCACAGTATGGGTTGGACTTCAACGACAATGACGAAGACGACTGTAACTTAAAACCG ATTAACTGGAACTCTGCGCCAGCTAGTGGTAGCAAATATTTCTGTGGATTGGATGTAAGGAACCTTCCCCCATCTCCGCAG TTGAGTTCAGTGGATTTCACACTTCTGAATGGCCTCCCTCACATCAGCAGCGACCCCAACAACTCTGAACTA GACCCGCTGAGCAGATGGGACGCCGCTAAATCACATCCAAGCAGAACCAGTCGTAGGTGTGTTCAAGAAATGGACAACGACGGcgacgacgatgatgaggatgatgatgaggatgatgatgatggcaatgatgatgacgacgactacgatgatgaagaggaagagggggaagatgaagaggaggag ATCACACAGATCTTCAGTTTGGCTGAGACCCCGTCGGGCAGCGGTGACGACGTGGAAAGCCAGCTGACGAAGCTGCTGCAGTCCCTGCGCTCCTCCGCCATGCCGATATTGTGGTACTCCATCATGGTGGAAGGCccgcagctgcagctcgtccagTGCTCCAAGCAGTCGAGCCTGAGCGACACCATAGTGCTGATCGACCCGGGCTTCTGCTATCAGGTCACCGTCCAAAAGCAGCCGCTGCTGCCCACCCACTCGCTGtacgaccggtacccggcgcgCCTGACCTCTGTGACAGAAGTGGTGGACCTGCTCCTGGGCCTGGAGGAGTACGTTGTGTGCCAGGGACTGCCGCCCCGGGAGCCACTCTCTAAAAGAAACCCTATCATACTGGAGCGGGCGTCAACGTGTGATTTCTTGGTGAAGAGGATGGTGAGCGTCTGTACGAACTGCAGAGCGCTGCAGGGACTTTAA
- the LOC120835083 gene encoding uncharacterized protein LOC120835083 isoform X6 codes for MEPTVSDGPRVEKDVEEQSTDEAPGPAPEPLEPLEPLARETSSSGLLSRTPDEADEANKVAGDEPPVDWFEPLEDDDYDEESLAGESERSESVAGSETVCKRVYKFQRPRRKRSHPDEGWDEWPILGDGWKRKEVVRRSGSSIGQKDVYYLSPRGERVRSRVELISLMVGQQDMSTFDYKSGKFYEGEVQPVRIRHRARRKIRERSSSESSWLERGDGADTPDSQHMPTNPSLGPTTLHSNPTNLSWHSTIGIPNKGSRNVDVPAQDRIKLPRPSSSRALLLPSINGEVGSEDSTLVCARCGLSFTGTWYDKQRKRPCCPNCWASKSKEHPLVRFRKWIPCGQCVGCHNTVNCGQCANCKHGLQSPESRKRLCRKRKCICPIRKGPGGGGFVPQKPSNDIPDMYEDSVSLQSEVTDSQHPSLKSSDTENFSVNVDVDDDDDMSTDDDDDWHKKRKRRSCGECKACLCRKDCGTCDFCVDKPKFGGSNKKRQKCRLRQCQRQAMRHLLPFQMGQGDHGPDSQLLPGRPRPHYTYSRKSLFKRNRGSQYGLDFNDNDEDDCNLKPINWNSAPASGSKYFCGLDVRNLPPSPQQLSSVDFTLLNGLPHISSDPNNSELDPLSRWDAAKSHPSRTSRRCVQEMDNDGDDDDEDDDEDDDDGNDDDDDYDDEEEEGEDEEEEITQIFSLAETPSGSGDDVESQLTKLLQSLRSSAMPILWYSIMVEGPQLQLVQCSKQSSLSDTIVLIDPGFCYQVTVQKQPLLPTHSLYDRYPARLTSVTEVVDLLLGLEEYVVCQGLPPREPLSKRNPIILERASTCDFLVKRMVSVCTNCRALQGL; via the exons ATGGAGCCCACCGTCTCCGACGGGCCCCGCGTGGAAAAGGACGTGGAGGAACAAAGCACAGATGAGGCACCGGGACCAGCGCCGGAGCCTCTGGAGCCTCTGGAGCCTCTGGCACGGGAGACCTCCAGCTCAGGTCTGCTCAGCAGGACTCCCGACGAAGCAGATGAGGCGAATAAGGTCGCTGGAGACGAGCCTCCCGTGGACTGGTTCGAGCCGCTCGAGGACGACGACTATGACGAGGAGAGCCTGGCCGGAGAAAGCGAGAGGAGCGAGAGCGTGGCGGGCAGCGAGACGGTCTGCAAAAGGGTTTACAA GTTTCAAAGGCCTCGCCGAAAGCGATCGCATCCTGATGAAGGATGGGATGAATGGCCGATACTTGGAGATGGTTGGAAACGCAAAGAAGTAGTCCGGCGCTCAGGATCTAGCATTGGACAGAAGGATGTATATTACCTTAG TCCGCGGGGGGAACGAGTGAGAAGTCGAGTAGAGCTGATTTCATTGATGGTTGGACAGCAAGACATGTCAACCTTTGACTACAAGTCCGGAAAGTTCTACGAGGGCGAAGTGCAACCCGTAAGAATTCGACACAGAGCAAGG AGAAAAATCCGTGAGCGTTCATCCTCGGAGTCCAGCTGGCTGGAGCGAGGAGATGGGGCCGACACTCCGGACTcccaacacatgcccaccaacCCCAGTCTGGGGCCCACGACCCTCCACTCCAACCCAACCAATCTCTCCTGGCACAGTACGATAGGAATTCCCAACAAAGGCTCGCGCAACGTGGATGTACCCGCTCAAGATAGAATTAAACTTCCCCGTCCCTCGTCCTCCAGAGCACTCCTGCTCCCCTCCATTAATGGAGAAGTGGGGTCAGAGGACAGCACACT GGTCTGTGCCAGATGTGGGCTTTCCTTCACGGGCACGTGGTATGACAAACAAAGGAAGAGGCCCTGCTGTCCCAACTGTTGGG CCTCAAAGTCAAAAGAGCATCCACTGGTTCGTTTCAGAAAG TGGATTCCTTGTGGGCAGTGCGTGGGGTGCCACAACACGGTGAACTGTGGGCAGTGCGCCAACTGTAAACACGGACTGCAGAGCCCAGAATCCAGGAAACGCTTGTGTCGGAAACGCAAATGTATATGTCCCATCCGCAAG GGCCCTGGAGGTGGAGGCTTCGTGCCGCAGAAGCCCTCTAATGACATTCCTGACATGTATGAGGACAGCGTGAGTTTACAG AGTGAAGTTACAGACTCACAG CACCCAAGTCTCAAAAGCAGCGACACAGAGAACTTCTCAGTCAACGTGGACGTGGACGATGACGATGACATGTCGactgacgatgatgatgat TGGCATAAGAAGCGGAAGCGACGATCCTGTGGAGAATGCAAAGCCTGTCTCTGCAGGAAAGACTGCGGCACGTGCGACTTCTGTGTAGACAAACCCAAGTTCGGAGGCAGCAACAAGAAGAGGCAGAAGTGCCGACTACGCCAGTGTCAGAGACAGGCGATG AGACATTTGCTGCCGTTCCAAATGGGACAAGGTGACCACGGGCCAGACAGCCAATTGCTGCCGGGCAGGCCTAGGCCTCACTACACATACAGCCGGAAGTCATTATTTAAGAGAAATAGAGGATCACAGTATGGGTTGGACTTCAACGACAATGACGAAGACGACTGTAACTTAAAACCG ATTAACTGGAACTCTGCGCCAGCTAGTGGTAGCAAATATTTCTGTGGATTGGATGTAAGGAACCTTCCCCCATCTCCGCAG CAGTTGAGTTCAGTGGATTTCACACTTCTGAATGGCCTCCCTCACATCAGCAGCGACCCCAACAACTCTGAACTA GACCCGCTGAGCAGATGGGACGCCGCTAAATCACATCCAAGCAGAACCAGTCGTAGGTGTGTTCAAGAAATGGACAACGACGGcgacgacgatgatgaggatgatgatgaggatgatgatgatggcaatgatgatgacgacgactacgatgatgaagaggaagagggggaagatgaagaggaggag ATCACACAGATCTTCAGTTTGGCTGAGACCCCGTCGGGCAGCGGTGACGACGTGGAAAGCCAGCTGACGAAGCTGCTGCAGTCCCTGCGCTCCTCCGCCATGCCGATATTGTGGTACTCCATCATGGTGGAAGGCccgcagctgcagctcgtccagTGCTCCAAGCAGTCGAGCCTGAGCGACACCATAGTGCTGATCGACCCGGGCTTCTGCTATCAGGTCACCGTCCAAAAGCAGCCGCTGCTGCCCACCCACTCGCTGtacgaccggtacccggcgcgCCTGACCTCTGTGACAGAAGTGGTGGACCTGCTCCTGGGCCTGGAGGAGTACGTTGTGTGCCAGGGACTGCCGCCCCGGGAGCCACTCTCTAAAAGAAACCCTATCATACTGGAGCGGGCGTCAACGTGTGATTTCTTGGTGAAGAGGATGGTGAGCGTCTGTACGAACTGCAGAGCGCTGCAGGGACTTTAA
- the LOC120835083 gene encoding uncharacterized protein LOC120835083 isoform X3 yields the protein MEPTVSDGPRVEKDVEEQSTDEAPGPAPEPLEPLEPLARETSSSGLLSRTPDEADEANKVAGDEPPVDWFEPLEDDDYDEESLAGESERSESVAGSETVCKRVYKFQRPRRKRSHPDEGWDEWPILGDGWKRKEVVRRSGSSIGQKDVYYLSPRGERVRSRVELISLMVGQQDMSTFDYKSGKFYEGEVQPVRIRHRARRKIRERSSSESSWLERGDGADTPDSQHMPTNPSLGPTTLHSNPTNLSWHSTIGIPNKGSRNVDVPAQDRIKLPRPSSSRALLLPSINGEVGSEDSTLVCARCGLSFTGTWYDKQRKRPCCPNCWAASKSKEHPLVRFRKWIPCGQCVGCHNTVNCGQCANCKHGLQSPESRKRLCRKRKCICPIRKGPGGGGFVPQKPSNDIPDMYEDSVSLQSEVTDSQHPSLKSSDTENFSVNVDVDDDDDMSTDDDDDWHKKRKRRSCGECKACLCRKDCGTCDFCVDKPKFGGSNKKRQKCRLRQCQRQAMRHLLPFQMGQGDHGPDSQLLPGRPRPHYTYSRKSLFKRNRGSQYGLDFNDNDEDDCNLKPINWNSAPASGSKYFCGLDVRNLPPSPQLSSVDFTLLNGLPHISSDPNNSELDPLSRWDAAKSHPSRTSRRCVQEMDNDGDDDDEDDDEDDDDGNDDDDDYDDEEEEGEDEEEEVPMITQIFSLAETPSGSGDDVESQLTKLLQSLRSSAMPILWYSIMVEGPQLQLVQCSKQSSLSDTIVLIDPGFCYQVTVQKQPLLPTHSLYDRYPARLTSVTEVVDLLLGLEEYVVCQGLPPREPLSKRNPIILERASTCDFLVKRMVSVCTNCRALQGL from the exons ATGGAGCCCACCGTCTCCGACGGGCCCCGCGTGGAAAAGGACGTGGAGGAACAAAGCACAGATGAGGCACCGGGACCAGCGCCGGAGCCTCTGGAGCCTCTGGAGCCTCTGGCACGGGAGACCTCCAGCTCAGGTCTGCTCAGCAGGACTCCCGACGAAGCAGATGAGGCGAATAAGGTCGCTGGAGACGAGCCTCCCGTGGACTGGTTCGAGCCGCTCGAGGACGACGACTATGACGAGGAGAGCCTGGCCGGAGAAAGCGAGAGGAGCGAGAGCGTGGCGGGCAGCGAGACGGTCTGCAAAAGGGTTTACAA GTTTCAAAGGCCTCGCCGAAAGCGATCGCATCCTGATGAAGGATGGGATGAATGGCCGATACTTGGAGATGGTTGGAAACGCAAAGAAGTAGTCCGGCGCTCAGGATCTAGCATTGGACAGAAGGATGTATATTACCTTAG TCCGCGGGGGGAACGAGTGAGAAGTCGAGTAGAGCTGATTTCATTGATGGTTGGACAGCAAGACATGTCAACCTTTGACTACAAGTCCGGAAAGTTCTACGAGGGCGAAGTGCAACCCGTAAGAATTCGACACAGAGCAAGG AGAAAAATCCGTGAGCGTTCATCCTCGGAGTCCAGCTGGCTGGAGCGAGGAGATGGGGCCGACACTCCGGACTcccaacacatgcccaccaacCCCAGTCTGGGGCCCACGACCCTCCACTCCAACCCAACCAATCTCTCCTGGCACAGTACGATAGGAATTCCCAACAAAGGCTCGCGCAACGTGGATGTACCCGCTCAAGATAGAATTAAACTTCCCCGTCCCTCGTCCTCCAGAGCACTCCTGCTCCCCTCCATTAATGGAGAAGTGGGGTCAGAGGACAGCACACT GGTCTGTGCCAGATGTGGGCTTTCCTTCACGGGCACGTGGTATGACAAACAAAGGAAGAGGCCCTGCTGTCCCAACTGTTGGG CAGCCTCAAAGTCAAAAGAGCATCCACTGGTTCGTTTCAGAAAG TGGATTCCTTGTGGGCAGTGCGTGGGGTGCCACAACACGGTGAACTGTGGGCAGTGCGCCAACTGTAAACACGGACTGCAGAGCCCAGAATCCAGGAAACGCTTGTGTCGGAAACGCAAATGTATATGTCCCATCCGCAAG GGCCCTGGAGGTGGAGGCTTCGTGCCGCAGAAGCCCTCTAATGACATTCCTGACATGTATGAGGACAGCGTGAGTTTACAG AGTGAAGTTACAGACTCACAG CACCCAAGTCTCAAAAGCAGCGACACAGAGAACTTCTCAGTCAACGTGGACGTGGACGATGACGATGACATGTCGactgacgatgatgatgat TGGCATAAGAAGCGGAAGCGACGATCCTGTGGAGAATGCAAAGCCTGTCTCTGCAGGAAAGACTGCGGCACGTGCGACTTCTGTGTAGACAAACCCAAGTTCGGAGGCAGCAACAAGAAGAGGCAGAAGTGCCGACTACGCCAGTGTCAGAGACAGGCGATG AGACATTTGCTGCCGTTCCAAATGGGACAAGGTGACCACGGGCCAGACAGCCAATTGCTGCCGGGCAGGCCTAGGCCTCACTACACATACAGCCGGAAGTCATTATTTAAGAGAAATAGAGGATCACAGTATGGGTTGGACTTCAACGACAATGACGAAGACGACTGTAACTTAAAACCG ATTAACTGGAACTCTGCGCCAGCTAGTGGTAGCAAATATTTCTGTGGATTGGATGTAAGGAACCTTCCCCCATCTCCGCAG TTGAGTTCAGTGGATTTCACACTTCTGAATGGCCTCCCTCACATCAGCAGCGACCCCAACAACTCTGAACTA GACCCGCTGAGCAGATGGGACGCCGCTAAATCACATCCAAGCAGAACCAGTCGTAGGTGTGTTCAAGAAATGGACAACGACGGcgacgacgatgatgaggatgatgatgaggatgatgatgatggcaatgatgatgacgacgactacgatgatgaagaggaagagggggaagatgaagaggaggaggtgcccaTG ATCACACAGATCTTCAGTTTGGCTGAGACCCCGTCGGGCAGCGGTGACGACGTGGAAAGCCAGCTGACGAAGCTGCTGCAGTCCCTGCGCTCCTCCGCCATGCCGATATTGTGGTACTCCATCATGGTGGAAGGCccgcagctgcagctcgtccagTGCTCCAAGCAGTCGAGCCTGAGCGACACCATAGTGCTGATCGACCCGGGCTTCTGCTATCAGGTCACCGTCCAAAAGCAGCCGCTGCTGCCCACCCACTCGCTGtacgaccggtacccggcgcgCCTGACCTCTGTGACAGAAGTGGTGGACCTGCTCCTGGGCCTGGAGGAGTACGTTGTGTGCCAGGGACTGCCGCCCCGGGAGCCACTCTCTAAAAGAAACCCTATCATACTGGAGCGGGCGTCAACGTGTGATTTCTTGGTGAAGAGGATGGTGAGCGTCTGTACGAACTGCAGAGCGCTGCAGGGACTTTAA